From the Paucidesulfovibrio longus DSM 6739 genome, the window ACGGCTCCGGCCCGCTGTTGAGCTGTTCCGCATCGGGCCAGCGCTCGGCCACAAGATCGGCCACGGCTTCGAACCCCTGGCTGTCGCGCCCGCCGCCCCGGCTGACGCAGACCAGGCTCGCGAGCGAGGGAATCCGCAGGCCGTTCCGCCAGGTCGGAATCTCTAGGAGCGTGCCCGCTCCGAGGATGAAGTAGAGTTCCTCCGGCGGGCTGGCATAGCAGGTCAGGGTATCGCAGGTGTAGGACGGTCCACGGCGCTCGCCCTCGATGGGGCTGGCGTGCAGGCCGTGGAGCCCCTCGACAGCCAGCTCGCAAAGACCCAGCCGCAGGTCGAAGGGCAACATCCCGTCCGCGGGCTTGTGCGGCGGCACGGAAGCGGGCACGAGGTCCACGCGCTCCAGATTGAGCCGCTCAAGCACTTCCACGGCCATGCGCACATGCCCCGAGTGCACCGGGTTGAAACTGCCTCCGAGTATGCCGACGCCCTGCTTCGGTGTCATCCTGTCGCCTCCCTGTCCGGGCCTTTGCCGTTGCGGCCCGGCGTCGAAAGACGATCATACCCTGCCCGGCGTCCCGCTTCAACCGTCCAGGGGCAAATTATGCGCCCGCAGCAAAACTCGCTTAAAAATCGGCCCTGGTCAGCTCGTCCATGCCCGCGTCGCCCCGGACCATGCGCTTCTCCAGACAGGCCTGCCGGACCTTTTTGACCAGCACCTCCGTGGGGCAGGGCTTGATCAGATAATCGAAAGCGCCCCGGCTCATCATCTCCATGGCGTCGTCCACCGAGGCATGTCCGGACAGCACCACCACCTGGACATCCGCGCCCAGGGCGAGAATTTCCGCAAAGGTGGCCCTGCCGTCCATGTCCGGCATCTTCATGTCCAGCAGCAGGACGTCGAACTCGCTCTCCCGCAGCGCCTCCAGGGCCTGCCGTCCTCCGGAAACCCCCAGGGCGTGCATTCCCTGGGCCGTGAGCAGGCGAACCATGTTCTCGCGATAGCGGTCCTCGTCGTCCACGATCAGCACTCTGGTCCGGGAATCCATGACTACTCCTCCGTTTGGTTCAGGGAAGGCAGGCGCACGATGAATTCGGCCCCCTTGCCGCGTTCGCTCTCCACGTCGATGCTGCCGCCGAGTTCGTTGACGATGCGCAAGCAGATGGAAAGGCCCAGTCCCGTTCCCTTGCCGGGATCCTTGGTGGTGAAGAAGGGGTTGAATATCTTTTCCAGGTGCTCCCTGGCGATGCCGGGGCCCGTGTCCCGGAAGCGCAGAACCGCCTCGGTCCGGCCGTCCCGGCGGACCGTGGACGTGGTGATGACGATCCTGCCGTCCCGGCCCATGGCCTGGGCCGCGTTGTTCAGCAGGTTCAGGATCACCTGGCGGAGCAGGGGCGGGTCCGTGCGGATGCAGGGAGCCGGTTCCGCGTAGCGCCGTTCGATGAAGATGTTCTTGTTGCGGATTTCCAGTTCCACCAGACGCACCATGTCGTCGATGAGCCTGTTCAGATCCGTTTCCTGGACCACGGCCTCGCGGCGGCGCGCGAAGTCGAGCATACCGTGGGTGATATTGCCGCAGCGCTCCACCTGCCGGGCGATTTCTCCGAGGCACTCCTGAAACTCGGCGAGGTCGTCCGGGCTCTCGAACCGCGCACGCGGCAGCAGCATGTCCATCAACTCCACCTCCTGGGTGATCACGGCCAGGGGGTTGTTGATCTCATGGGCCACCCCTGCGGAAAGCTCGCCCAGGGCCGAGAGCTTCTGGGACTGGATGAGCTGCTCGCTGAGGGTTTGGATTTCCTTTTCGCGGCCCACGAGGTTGCGCCAGAGGCGAAAGCCGAGCAAGGCCAGGGCCAGGGCGCAGACGCCCGCTATGGCCTCCCCGCCCCGCCCGCCCACGCGCAGGGCTGCGAGCGTGCCCAGGAGCACCGCCGGGGGCGCGACGTAGCGTTCCACGAAAAGCAGACGCCGAAGCGACTGCGCCCGCCCGAATTCAAGCCGTACAGCCTGCATGGCCTACCTGCCCCGGTTGAGCTTGGTGCGCTCGTAGGCCTTGAGGATGCGTTCCAGAAGGTCTTCGATCTTGAACGGCTTGAGCACGTAGTCGTAGGCGCCGAGGCTGATGCCCTGGATGCCGGACTTCACGGAGCCGTGGCCCGTGAGCATGATCACCTCCACCTGCGGGCAGCGCTTCTTGATCTCCTTGAGCGTTTCCAGCCCGTCCATGCCGGGCATCTTCACGTCCAGGACGATCACGTCCACGGGATTCTCGCGCAGATATTCCAGGGCCTCCTGCCCGCTCGTGACCCCGTCCACGTCAAGATTGCGCATCACGAAACGCTTCACGAAGAGCTTCACGAAATCGCGCTCGTCGTCGACGACCAATACCTTGACCTTGTTCATACATACCCGCCTTGTTTGCCCCGTGTGCTACCTGGCCGGAAGGTGGACCGTGAACACGGCTCCCTGCTCCGGCCCGCTCTCGGCAACGATCCGGCCTCCCAGCCGCTCGATGATGCCGTAGCTGATGGAAAGCCCCAGCCCCGTTCCCTCGCCCACCTTTTTCGTGGAAAAGAACGGATCGAAAATCTTGTCCAGTACGCCGGGAGGTATGCCCGGTCCGGTATCGCGGATGGTGAAGCCCACTTCGCGCTCGCCCCGGAAGGTCGAAACAGTGATGATCCCATCCTTGTCCACGGCGTCGATGGCGTTTTCCAGAAGATTGAGGACGACCTGCTGAATCTGGGTCGCGTCCGTGCTGATCAGCGGCAGGTCGGGCTCGAATTTCCGCTCGATGACGATGTTGCGGTGCATGGCCTCGTTGGCCAGGAAGGAAATGGTCCCCTCCAGCAGGGAGCCGAGGTCCACGTTTTCCTGGATCGGCTCCATGCGCCGGGCGAAACCGAGCATCCTGTGCGTCACGGCCTTGGCCCGCTCCACATGCCGGTCGATGTCCCGCGCCGCTTCCTCGATTTCCTCGAAGTGGCGCAAGGAAGAGGGATCCTCGTCCGTGAGCAGGTCGGTTATCCAGCCCGCTGCCTCGCGGATCAGGGTCAGGGGGTTGTTGACCTCGTGGGCCACGCCCGCCGCCATCTTGCCCAGGGCGGCCAGCTTGCCCGACTGCATCAGGTTCGCGTCCACCGCGGCCTTTTCTCGATCCGTGCGCTCCAGCTTGGCGACGATGGCCCGCGTGGTCAGCAGCGCGCCCGTAAAGATGATCAGCGCGCCGCCGAGCACAAGGCTGAGGGCCGCGGACTTGACCGTGAGCAGCGGCGACATCTCCTCGCCGGGATCCTCGGTGATGACCAGCTTCCAGCCCAGGGTCCGCAGGGGCACGACCCCGACGAGCACCTTGCGCTCCCGGTCCGGCAGGTTCAGCACGCTCAGATCCTTGACCTCGGACACGGGCAGCACGCAGCGGCCCAGCACGGGCTCGCCGAACCGCGACGGAGTCTGGAGCACGCCCTCGCCGTTGACGAGAAAGGCGTCTCCGCGCCGGCCCACCTGGACGTTCTGCACCAGGGAGTTGAAGACTTCGGAATCGATGGTGGCGCGCAGAATCCAGGTCTTGCCCGCCTCGCGCCGCAACACCGCGATGATGAAATGCGGAAAATTGCGAAAGCCCATGAACACGTCCGAGACATAGACCCCCTTGAGCATGACCTGCTGGAACCAATCCTCGGAGGAATAGTTCACGTCGCGCAGCTTGAAAGGCCCGGCGTACGCCGCGTGCCTGCCGTCCTGGCCGATGACGCCGAGATCGATGAAGGAGTTGGACCCGGCCTGGATCGTCTCGAACAGCGCCGTGAGAAATGCCTGGTCGCCCATCTCGGCCAGCGTGTGCGTGTTGGCCAGGTTGCGGACCTGGGCGATGCGCTCGCGCAGGAACATGTCGATGGCGTAGCGCTTGTTCTCGACCATGATCCGCAGGTTGGCCGTGACCTTGTCCTCGTAGGTGCGGCTGAACTGGCCGTTGATGAAATAGCCCAGCGCCACGAGGGGAATGAGCGAGAAGCAGAGGATCACGCCCATGAATTTCCAACGCAGAATGCCGTAGCCCCTGGCGTCCATGCTCAGTCCTCCTTTCCCCGTCCGTTGTTCGGGCGCGGCGCGGGGCGCGGCACTCCCGCTGCGCGCGCCGCGATTCCAGCGAGATCGCGGCGCATTTCCGCCCCTGCCCGCGCGGCTTCGTCCGGGTCGCCCATGATCATGTCGAGCTGGCGGGTGTGGACCACCAGATACCCCACGACCCGCAGCAATCGGGAAAGACGGAGCTTGTCCGCGCCTTCGATGTGGGCGTAGAGCGCGTCTTCCTTGATTTCCACGATGAATCCGCGCTCTTCGAGAATGTCGCCCACGAGCCGGGCGCGGCGGGCGCGGCGCGTCAGGTCCGCTGCGCCGCCCTTGAACCGGAATATGGCGTAGTTTTCTTCGGCGTCGTCGCTCAGCAGCGCCTCCACCGTGCAGAAATGAAACCCGTAACGGGCCTGGAGCGAACAGAATTCACGGGACACGAGAAAATAGTTGCGCACGGCGTAGGGAGAGGGAGCGCCCTCCGCCAGGGCGGGGTCCGAGGCGGAACGAACCATGACCGAAAGCAGCCCTCCGGCGTTGACCGCGGGCGGGCCGCGCCACTCCACGGCCTGCATGCCGTCCCAGAGCGCGAGCATTGGTTCGCTGCGGACCTCGGAAATGTCCACGGTACGGGCTTTGCGCCCTTCGAAGCGCAACGGGGCAAGTCCGTCCTCCAGGTCCACGACCCAATATTGCAGCGGCACTCCGTCGATGAGACGGCGGCTGGCCCCCTTTTCCAGGCCGGCTTCGGGCTCGCGCCCGAACATCTCGCGCACGCCCATTTCATGGCAATAGCGGATCACGTCGTGCAGGGTCCGGCAGTTCGCGGGAGCAAAAGAGGAGGATTGCGGGTCCGTGAGATGCAGCGGGGCCAGCCGGTCCAGCACCCCCACGAGGCTTCGGTGCACGGCGCTGCCCTGCATCAGGCTCCGTTCCGGGGAACGCCGGATCAGGGCGCGGACCCGGCCCGAATAGACCGTGCGGCGGTCCGCATCCACGGTGACTTCCCCGCTCCCCTCCAGCGCCGCCAGGGCGCCCTCGAGAGAAAAAAGCGCGGGCACGCCGTATTCGCGGGCCACGCTGGCGAGGTGTCCGGCCGTGGCCCCGTGTTCCGTGACCACCGCGCAGGCGCGGGAAAGCAGCGGAGCCCAGCGCGGCAGGGCGTTGACCGCCACGAGCACGGCTCGATCGGGAAAACGCAGCGCGTCCGCATCGCTGCGTACGGGCACCACGGGTCCGGCGGCAGCGCCCGGAGAGGCCGTGACCCCGCCGGAAAGCAACGGGGTCGGCAGAGACGCCCGCAACGACGCCTCCCCCGAGGCCGATTCGTCCATGGCTTCGCCGCTTTCCGCTCCGGGAACGGGGAAATGCAGGTCGCGGCACTGGAGCAAAACAATGGCCCGATCCTCGCGCACAGCCCATTCCACGTCCTGCGGCGCGCCGAAAACCCGCTCCAGCAGGAGACCTATGCCGGCCAAAGCCGCGGCCAGCTCGTCGCTCACGGCCGGAACCTCTTGCTCCGCACGGGGAAGATTCACAAGCAGCGTGCCCTCTTCCGGGTCGCAGACCGCCTTGCGCCTCTTGCGCGCGACCTCGCGGTGCAAGACCTTCCGCCCCTTGCGGGATATCACGAATCGGTCGCAGTCCGCGCTGCCGTCCACGATGGCCTTGGGCAGGCCGGGCATGGCCGCCAGGTGCAGGACGTCCGATTCCCCGTCCAGGGGGTCGCGCGTGTAGAGCACGCCCCCGGCAGCTGCGGAAACCATCTCCATGCAGCCCACGCACATTTCCACGTCCGAGTCGCGGATGCCCCGGTTGAGGCGGTAAGCCATGGCCGACGCGCCGTATTTGCTGGCGACCACGGTCTTGTAGGCCTCGAAGAAATGTTCCGGAGCGACGTTCAGCTCGCTGTGATACTGCCCGGCAAAGGAGGCGCCCGGAGCGTCTTCCCCCAGGGCCGAAGAACGAACGGCCAGACGCAGCGGCTCCACCTGGGTGGACTGCATCCGCGTCAGGGCGGTCTCTGCATCGCGTTGCAGCCCCGGCGGAATCTCCGCAGCCAGGATCAGCGTACGGATCTCGGAACTGAGCGCATACAGCCCGGCCATGTCGTCTCCCGCCCCGATCTGAATGCGTCGATCGATCTCGTCCTGAAGTCCGCCGTGGGCCAGAAAACGGCGGCAGGCCGAGGCAGTGACCGCGAACCCGGCGGGAATGCGCAGACCGAGGCTGCGGCGGGCTTCTCCCAGGCGGGCGAGCTTGTCCCCGGTTTCCGGGGCATGGCTTCTGTCCAGGGAGTCCAAGGGCAGCACGTTGTCGCCGCGTTCCACCGCGGGCCTGCGCGAGAGGCTCTCCCCGACAGCGGCCCGCACGGCGTCCAAGGCTTCCTGCAGGCCGGAATGCGCTCCGGGGGCCATGCGCTCAAGCTGGCGGACCATCTGGAACCCCGCGGCTAGGCAGCGCAGGCTGAGCGCCCGGATGCGGGGCATTCCGTAGGGCTTGGCGCTCCGGAGCATTTCCTCCAGATCCGCCAGGGCGGCGAGGGCTTCGTGATTGGACTTGACCAGCAGCCGGAAACTGCGGCAGCGCTCGCGGTACTCGCGGCGCAGTTCCTCGGCCCGGCTGCCCTGGCCTTGCCAGCCGCCGCGCCCGCCCGCAGAGCGAAAGAAATTGCGTATGGCCAGCAACGCGGAACCCATCCGGCACCTTCCTGTCCCCGCACGCTATGCAGTTGCGGCGGCGTCCTGAATTTTGGCGAAAAGTTCGTCAAAAGCCACGGGCTTGATCATGTAATCGAACGCTCCGAGCT encodes:
- a CDS encoding sensor histidine kinase, whose product is MQAVRLEFGRAQSLRRLLFVERYVAPPAVLLGTLAALRVGGRGGEAIAGVCALALALLGFRLWRNLVGREKEIQTLSEQLIQSQKLSALGELSAGVAHEINNPLAVITQEVELMDMLLPRARFESPDDLAEFQECLGEIARQVERCGNITHGMLDFARRREAVVQETDLNRLIDDMVRLVELEIRNKNIFIERRYAEPAPCIRTDPPLLRQVILNLLNNAAQAMGRDGRIVITTSTVRRDGRTEAVLRFRDTGPGIAREHLEKIFNPFFTTKDPGKGTGLGLSICLRIVNELGGSIDVESERGKGAEFIVRLPSLNQTEE
- a CDS encoding response regulator → MNKVKVLVVDDERDFVKLFVKRFVMRNLDVDGVTSGQEALEYLRENPVDVIVLDVKMPGMDGLETLKEIKKRCPQVEVIMLTGHGSVKSGIQGISLGAYDYVLKPFKIEDLLERILKAYERTKLNRGR
- a CDS encoding PEP/pyruvate-binding domain-containing protein, giving the protein MGSALLAIRNFFRSAGGRGGWQGQGSRAEELRREYRERCRSFRLLVKSNHEALAALADLEEMLRSAKPYGMPRIRALSLRCLAAGFQMVRQLERMAPGAHSGLQEALDAVRAAVGESLSRRPAVERGDNVLPLDSLDRSHAPETGDKLARLGEARRSLGLRIPAGFAVTASACRRFLAHGGLQDEIDRRIQIGAGDDMAGLYALSSEIRTLILAAEIPPGLQRDAETALTRMQSTQVEPLRLAVRSSALGEDAPGASFAGQYHSELNVAPEHFFEAYKTVVASKYGASAMAYRLNRGIRDSDVEMCVGCMEMVSAAAGGVLYTRDPLDGESDVLHLAAMPGLPKAIVDGSADCDRFVISRKGRKVLHREVARKRRKAVCDPEEGTLLVNLPRAEQEVPAVSDELAAALAGIGLLLERVFGAPQDVEWAVREDRAIVLLQCRDLHFPVPGAESGEAMDESASGEASLRASLPTPLLSGGVTASPGAAAGPVVPVRSDADALRFPDRAVLVAVNALPRWAPLLSRACAVVTEHGATAGHLASVAREYGVPALFSLEGALAALEGSGEVTVDADRRTVYSGRVRALIRRSPERSLMQGSAVHRSLVGVLDRLAPLHLTDPQSSSFAPANCRTLHDVIRYCHEMGVREMFGREPEAGLEKGASRRLIDGVPLQYWVVDLEDGLAPLRFEGRKARTVDISEVRSEPMLALWDGMQAVEWRGPPAVNAGGLLSVMVRSASDPALAEGAPSPYAVRNYFLVSREFCSLQARYGFHFCTVEALLSDDAEENYAIFRFKGGAADLTRRARRARLVGDILEERGFIVEIKEDALYAHIEGADKLRLSRLLRVVGYLVVHTRQLDMIMGDPDEAARAGAEMRRDLAGIAARAAGVPRPAPRPNNGRGKED
- the nadD gene encoding nicotinate (nicotinamide) nucleotide adenylyltransferase, whose product is MTPKQGVGILGGSFNPVHSGHVRMAVEVLERLNLERVDLVPASVPPHKPADGMLPFDLRLGLCELAVEGLHGLHASPIEGERRGPSYTCDTLTCYASPPEELYFILGAGTLLEIPTWRNGLRIPSLASLVCVSRGGGRDSQGFEAVADLVAERWPDAEQLNSGPEPSWRFASGARLLCLDIPRLDIKARDIRERWRQGRDLSLLVPPAVQRALLAGWPEYSEAWGPRAGAEHGNED
- a CDS encoding response regulator, encoding MDSRTRVLIVDDEDRYRENMVRLLTAQGMHALGVSGGRQALEALRESEFDVLLLDMKMPDMDGRATFAEILALGADVQVVVLSGHASVDDAMEMMSRGAFDYLIKPCPTEVLVKKVRQACLEKRMVRGDAGMDELTRADF
- a CDS encoding sensor histidine kinase, giving the protein MDARGYGILRWKFMGVILCFSLIPLVALGYFINGQFSRTYEDKVTANLRIMVENKRYAIDMFLRERIAQVRNLANTHTLAEMGDQAFLTALFETIQAGSNSFIDLGVIGQDGRHAAYAGPFKLRDVNYSSEDWFQQVMLKGVYVSDVFMGFRNFPHFIIAVLRREAGKTWILRATIDSEVFNSLVQNVQVGRRGDAFLVNGEGVLQTPSRFGEPVLGRCVLPVSEVKDLSVLNLPDRERKVLVGVVPLRTLGWKLVITEDPGEEMSPLLTVKSAALSLVLGGALIIFTGALLTTRAIVAKLERTDREKAAVDANLMQSGKLAALGKMAAGVAHEVNNPLTLIREAAGWITDLLTDEDPSSLRHFEEIEEAARDIDRHVERAKAVTHRMLGFARRMEPIQENVDLGSLLEGTISFLANEAMHRNIVIERKFEPDLPLISTDATQIQQVVLNLLENAIDAVDKDGIITVSTFRGEREVGFTIRDTGPGIPPGVLDKIFDPFFSTKKVGEGTGLGLSISYGIIERLGGRIVAESGPEQGAVFTVHLPAR